From Chryseotalea sp. WA131a:
GCAAGAGCCAACCAAGGGAAAGCCAATCCATGTTCTTTACAATGCTCTTGAATCTAATTTCCTTTCTATCGCGCGACAGATCAAACGAACTCAGAGAACTCCCCGCAACATTCTGATGGTATGTTCACTTAAGGGCTATAAAGGCGTAAACGAATTTATCGCCTTGGCAAAACTAAATGCTCACCTTCAGTTCAAGCTGGTTGTGAACGCCTCGCAAAGCGAAGTCAATGATTTTCAAAATGGAATAACACTTACCTCCAACATTTCCATTTCACCAACCCAAATCAATTTACATCCCTTCTACCAATGGGCCGATATAATCCTGAATCTCTCGAAACCAGATGAATGGATTGAAACGTTCGGTTTAACGATTATCGAAGGCATGGCGTATGGACTACCTGCCATTGTGCCTCCGATTGGTGGTATTGCTGAAATTGTTAAAGATGGAGTCAATGGGTTTTGGGCTGATTGCCGAGATATGGAAAATCTAAACAAAAGACTGAATGACTTGTGTAGCTCAACGATTTATGAAGCATTTAGCACAAACTCATTTGAGATGGCCAATCGCTTTCAAGAAAATGTTTTTCACTTCAAAAGTATTGAAATGTTGCTACGCTCAAGCCGTGGAAAAGTATTCCAAGCTGTGGAAACGTATTTTTGAAAATACTCCGATAAATCAAAAAAATGATTTTTTTAAGATGGCATGTTATTAGCAAAATGTTACAACAGATTTAAATACAAAAAAATGACGCATCAAAAAAAGAAGATTGCTATCATAGGCACGGTAGGGCTTCCCGCCAGGTATGGAG
This genomic window contains:
- a CDS encoding glycosyltransferase family 4 protein, yielding MKIVAVHLLNDYSGSPKVLMQLTKGWVQRGFEVVLATCSNREGFLSDLKGVQYLNYWYKWKANPFLRLLNFMASQSILFFKLLRIIERKDTIYVNTVLPFGAALVGKIRGCRVIYHIHETSMKPRILKAFLFGLMRWTASDVVYVSHYLQKQEPTKGKPIHVLYNALESNFLSIARQIKRTQRTPRNILMVCSLKGYKGVNEFIALAKLNAHLQFKLVVNASQSEVNDFQNGITLTSNISISPTQINLHPFYQWADIILNLSKPDEWIETFGLTIIEGMAYGLPAIVPPIGGIAEIVKDGVNGFWADCRDMENLNKRLNDLCSSTIYEAFSTNSFEMANRFQENVFHFKSIEMLLRSSRGKVFQAVETYF